A genomic segment from Amphiura filiformis chromosome 10, Afil_fr2py, whole genome shotgun sequence encodes:
- the LOC140162610 gene encoding swi5-dependent recombination DNA repair protein 1 homolog — MAEKGTIDERRQLAKTIQEQKETLRQLQMVKMYRKKNNLEELEVLIDKWRGVCQETLTTLQEKMPEPRPDLGSLIKNFNLDAELLKYNEDEEEFDG, encoded by the exons ATGGCTGAGAAAGGAACTATAGATGAGAGAAGACAATTGGCAAAAACCATCCAAGAACAAAAGGAGACATTACGCCAATTGCAAATGGTCAAGATGTACAGAAAAAAG AATAACTTGGAGGAGCTAGAGGTTTTGATCGACAAATGGCGGGGAGTTTGCCAAGAAACCCTGACGACGCTTCAAGAGAAGATGCCAGAACCACGCCCAGATCTTGGCTCCCTCATCAAGAACTTTAATCTAGATGCAGAGCTCTTGAAATACAATGAGGATGAAGAAGAGTTTGATGGCTGA